A single window of Chitinophaga sp. XS-30 DNA harbors:
- a CDS encoding SusC/RagA family TonB-linked outer membrane protein, with protein sequence MMRLLFSVILLFLFHPMMAQTRQVRGVVKDSTGAPLIGATIRLQGTATGSIADQEGRFMLSVPPGAATLEITSAGFATRRVSIGASDTEVSVIMEPDVQQLEGVVVTALGITRKARSLTYSMQSVSGADLSTVKNTNVMNSLNGKVAGVQVNRTSGGAGGSVRIVLRGDKSTRNSQPLYVIDGLPVINQIGGPDAGLYNNAPDAGDIMSTLNPDDIESINLLKGASASALYGSQGSNGVVLITTKKGKNGISKIDFSSSMTVDRVNILPELQYKYSQTTPGTATSPGSDDSWGASGATQPDKDYVKDFFQTGLTFINSLSLQTGNERSSNYLSYSKTDNKGVLPTSTYKQHTLNFRQSSKLLNDRLIFDGTFMGSMQKAHNRLTPGVYFNPLTGLYLFPRGLNFSDYEQYEYFSSARYLNAQNWWNINYDKDLANGGGWGGQDYQQNPYWTLYRNPADNRNQNVYGAVSLKYLLNDWLVLQTRGNISHFTNEYERRMYATTQSTLARANGNLFSSRSTSRSLYGDLLLTGERQLGNDWGIGFTAGTSIQDQRAKIITVAGSPTVPNVFLESALDKSNIDIRNTTEGSPTANRQLQSVFGSLQLNYKEMLYLDLADRNDWSSTLSFTPTEKRGYNYYSVGLSAVLNDLFRLPAVVNLAKLRASYAVVGNDVAANSTYPLYTFSTGGVSNPPTSQPAPDSLGLGLKPERNKSLEIGTQWSLLNNRLSVDITWYKSNIIHQYFSGIDLLIGTGTKGDINAGNIQNTGIEASASYQVFNNSKFNWTTTVNFSRNRNRIVELFDPNIVQGANPASIYKLPSSGGYTALRLDGSFGDFYGRTFQQDPQGRVVVNSTTHLPILIDSLFGNPNPKFILGWNNTFSIGNVYIGMLIDGKFGGKVFSITEGYMDQLGVSKRTGDARDNGGTVNISNAVDENGHAWSGTVDAQTYYKHIGGKTPSGSAYIFDATAIRLRELSIAWKLPLKGNAVKDLRLGLIGNNLFFFKRDAPFDPEQVAGVSAGGVGIDAFGLPSTRSIGVNLKCSF encoded by the coding sequence ATGATGCGTTTATTGTTCTCTGTTATTTTACTCTTCCTGTTCCACCCCATGATGGCCCAGACACGCCAGGTCAGGGGAGTGGTGAAAGACAGCACCGGCGCTCCGCTGATCGGGGCCACCATACGCCTGCAGGGCACGGCTACCGGCAGCATCGCTGATCAGGAAGGCCGGTTCATGCTAAGCGTTCCGCCGGGGGCTGCCACCCTGGAGATAACTTCGGCGGGATTTGCCACCAGGCGCGTAAGCATCGGCGCCTCCGATACGGAAGTCTCCGTGATCATGGAGCCGGATGTGCAGCAACTGGAAGGCGTTGTGGTAACGGCCCTGGGCATCACGCGCAAGGCGCGAAGCCTGACCTATTCCATGCAGTCCGTTTCCGGCGCTGACCTCTCCACCGTAAAGAATACGAACGTCATGAACAGCCTGAACGGTAAAGTGGCCGGCGTACAGGTAAACCGTACCTCCGGCGGCGCGGGCGGCTCTGTGAGAATAGTGCTGCGCGGCGACAAGTCCACCCGCAACAGCCAGCCGCTCTATGTGATCGACGGTCTCCCTGTCATCAACCAGATCGGCGGTCCGGATGCCGGCCTGTATAATAATGCACCGGACGCGGGAGATATCATGAGCACCCTCAACCCTGATGATATCGAAAGCATCAACCTCCTGAAAGGCGCTTCTGCCTCCGCATTGTATGGCAGCCAGGGCAGCAACGGCGTAGTGCTCATCACCACGAAAAAAGGGAAAAACGGCATCAGCAAGATCGATTTTTCCAGCAGCATGACGGTTGACCGGGTGAACATACTACCGGAACTGCAATACAAATATTCACAGACGACTCCCGGTACCGCCACATCTCCCGGCAGTGACGACAGCTGGGGCGCAAGCGGCGCAACCCAGCCGGATAAGGATTACGTGAAGGATTTCTTTCAAACAGGCCTGACCTTTATCAACAGCCTCAGCCTGCAGACCGGCAATGAAAGATCATCCAACTATCTCTCTTATTCCAAAACCGATAACAAAGGCGTACTGCCCACCAGCACTTACAAACAGCATACGCTCAATTTCCGGCAGAGCAGCAAGCTGCTGAACGACCGCCTGATATTTGACGGTACATTTATGGGATCGATGCAGAAAGCGCACAACCGGCTTACACCGGGCGTTTACTTCAATCCGCTTACCGGCTTGTACCTGTTCCCGAGGGGGCTGAACTTCTCCGATTATGAACAATACGAATATTTTTCCTCCGCCCGTTACCTGAATGCGCAGAACTGGTGGAACATCAATTACGATAAAGACCTGGCAAACGGTGGCGGTTGGGGCGGCCAGGATTACCAGCAGAATCCATACTGGACGCTGTACCGTAATCCTGCCGACAACCGCAATCAGAATGTGTACGGCGCCGTGTCCCTGAAGTACCTGCTGAATGACTGGCTGGTATTGCAGACCCGCGGCAACATCAGCCATTTCACCAATGAATACGAGCGCAGGATGTACGCCACCACGCAGTCCACTCTCGCCCGCGCCAATGGCAACCTTTTCTCCAGCCGCAGCACCAGCCGCTCTTTGTATGGCGACCTGTTGCTGACCGGCGAACGTCAACTGGGCAATGACTGGGGCATCGGTTTCACCGCCGGTACGTCCATACAGGACCAGCGGGCAAAGATCATCACGGTAGCCGGTTCTCCAACTGTTCCCAATGTTTTCCTGGAATCAGCGCTGGATAAATCGAACATAGACATCCGCAATACCACGGAAGGAAGTCCCACCGCCAACCGCCAGTTGCAGTCCGTATTCGGCAGCCTGCAGCTCAACTACAAAGAGATGCTGTACCTCGACCTGGCGGACCGGAATGACTGGTCATCCACACTCTCGTTCACCCCCACGGAGAAACGCGGTTACAATTACTATTCCGTTGGCCTGAGCGCTGTACTGAATGATCTTTTCCGCCTGCCGGCCGTGGTGAACCTGGCGAAGTTGCGGGCATCCTATGCCGTGGTAGGGAACGACGTAGCCGCCAACAGCACTTATCCTTTATACACATTTTCCACCGGTGGGGTATCCAATCCGCCCACCAGCCAGCCGGCCCCGGATTCGCTGGGCCTTGGCCTGAAACCGGAACGCAACAAATCGCTGGAGATCGGTACGCAGTGGAGCCTCCTTAACAATCGCCTGTCTGTCGATATTACCTGGTATAAATCCAACATCATTCACCAGTACTTCAGCGGAATAGACCTGCTCATCGGCACCGGCACCAAAGGGGATATCAATGCCGGCAATATCCAGAATACCGGTATTGAAGCATCCGCATCGTACCAGGTATTCAATAACAGCAAATTCAACTGGACTACCACCGTGAATTTCTCCCGGAACAGGAACAGGATCGTGGAGCTTTTTGATCCCAACATAGTGCAGGGCGCAAATCCCGCATCCATTTACAAGCTGCCCAGCAGCGGCGGATATACCGCGCTGAGACTGGATGGTTCTTTCGGTGATTTCTATGGCCGCACATTTCAGCAGGACCCGCAGGGAAGGGTAGTGGTCAACAGCACAACACACCTGCCCATACTGATAGACAGCCTGTTCGGCAACCCCAATCCCAAATTCATCCTCGGCTGGAATAATACCTTCTCCATTGGTAATGTGTATATTGGTATGCTGATAGATGGTAAATTTGGCGGAAAGGTGTTCAGCATCACGGAAGGGTATATGGACCAGCTTGGCGTGAGCAAAAGAACAGGAGATGCCCGTGATAATGGCGGCACCGTGAACATTTCAAATGCGGTGGACGAAAATGGCCATGCCTGGAGCGGTACGGTGGATGCGCAAACCTATTACAAGCATATCGGCGGCAAAACGCCTTCCGGCAGCGCGTATATCTTTGATGCCACCGCTATCCGGCTCAGGGAACTGTCCATAGCCTGGAAGCTGCCGCTGAAAGGGAATGCGGTGAAAGACCTCCGGCTGGGCCTGATCGGCAACAACCTGTTCTTCTTTAAACGGGATGCGCCGTTCGACCCCGAGCAGGTAGCCGGGGTAAGCGCCGGTGGCGTAGGGATCGATGCCTTTGGCCTGCCTTCTACCAGGAGCATAGGGGTTAACCTGAAATGTTCCTTCTGA
- a CDS encoding SusC/RagA family TonB-linked outer membrane protein: MRRNFTLLLFCLLCFSTDVHSQRVTLTYENAPLCDIFAAIQQQSGYSLLYNNKLLKRERPVTIDVRNVGLEDALAACLHHTTLTWVITDGIIVIRRKSSSELLSALSRLSGKVVDDTGTPLPGASIKLRELNTGTLADENGNFLLENVLRGPVSIEVSFIGFRTLYKKLLISDSLLTVWLPLERDESNLAEFTVTALGIARKSRSLTYATEVVAGSDLTTVKNTNVLNSLNGKVAGLQVNRTSGGAGGSVRMVLRGDKSTRNSQPLYVIDGLPVYNQVGGPSAGLYNEIPDAGDIISTLNPDDIESITLLKGASASALYGSQGSNGVVLITTKKGKNGTSRIDFSSSMTIEKASILPELQYDYLQTTPQTATSPGSDDSWGAKGAAQSAKDYMKDFFQTGLTFINSLGLQTGNERSSNYLSWSNTDNKGILPTSRYKQHTLSFRQSSKLLNERLIFEGTFMGAVQHAHNRVTPGIYFNPLPGLYMFPRGLNFDDYKQFEYFSPSRYLYAQNWWNINHDKDLANGGGWGGQDYQQNPYWTLQRNASDNRNQNVYAAVSLKYLLNSWLSLQARGNISHFQNDYERRIYATTQATLARANGNYFSGRTNNRALYGDLLLTGEQRLGSDWNMEFTAGTSIQDQQGKVITIEGSPSVPNVFLESALERTTIDIRNTATNRQLQSVFGSLQLSYRNKLFIDLSDRHDWSSTLAFTTTEARGYNYYSAGLSAMLREWVRLPSFINMAKVRVSYAIVGNDIAPFSTYPLYTFMGGGVSNPPVSRPVAGVPGIELRPELNKSLEIGTHWKLFDNRLSMDVTWYKSNIIHQYFSGVSLLAGPGTLADINAGNIQNKGLEVTVSGKLIDRPLLNWTSTLNFYHNSNRVIELFDYGVVDFASNQQYRLTGGSGAEDGILKKGGAYGDIYGRGFRRDDQGRIVINSATGIPYYEDGQYLGNPNPRVSVGLKQDVGFRNFSFSCLIDGKFGGKVLSFTNAFLDQMGVSAESGRLRDEGGYMIIGNAVDENGHPWQGQSPAREYFKQTSGKTPVMEQYMYSATAIRLREISLSYKVPSRLAALQHLHVGLTGNNLFFFLLNAPFDPEQVAGVNPVGVGVDVFGLPMSSSLGLTLKYTY; this comes from the coding sequence ATGAGGCGGAACTTTACACTTTTACTTTTTTGTTTACTTTGCTTCTCCACTGATGTTCATTCGCAGCGTGTAACATTAACCTACGAAAACGCTCCCCTGTGTGATATATTCGCTGCCATCCAGCAGCAAAGCGGTTATTCCCTGTTGTATAATAACAAGCTCCTGAAAAGAGAAAGGCCGGTTACGATCGATGTGAGGAACGTTGGCCTGGAAGACGCACTGGCAGCCTGCCTGCACCATACTACACTCACCTGGGTGATCACGGACGGGATCATCGTTATCCGCAGAAAAAGCAGCAGCGAATTGCTTTCGGCGCTTTCCAGGCTGAGCGGAAAAGTAGTGGACGATACGGGCACGCCATTGCCCGGCGCCAGCATAAAGCTCAGGGAGCTCAACACCGGCACCCTTGCGGATGAAAACGGCAATTTCCTGCTGGAGAATGTGCTCCGCGGCCCCGTCTCCATCGAGGTCTCGTTTATCGGCTTCCGCACCCTCTACAAGAAACTTCTGATCAGCGACAGCCTTTTGACTGTCTGGCTGCCGCTGGAACGGGACGAAAGCAACCTGGCCGAGTTCACCGTCACCGCACTGGGCATCGCCCGCAAATCCCGAAGCCTCACCTATGCCACCGAAGTAGTGGCGGGCAGCGACCTTACCACCGTCAAGAATACCAATGTGCTGAACAGTCTCAATGGCAAAGTGGCCGGCCTGCAGGTGAACCGGACCTCCGGCGGCGCGGGCGGCTCCGTAAGGATGGTGCTGCGCGGCGACAAATCCACCCGCAACAGCCAGCCGCTCTATGTCATCGACGGCCTTCCGGTGTATAACCAGGTAGGCGGGCCAAGTGCGGGACTGTATAATGAAATACCCGATGCCGGTGACATCATCAGCACCCTCAACCCGGATGACATTGAAAGCATCACCCTGCTCAAAGGCGCTTCTGCCTCCGCATTGTATGGCAGCCAGGGCAGCAATGGCGTAGTGCTGATCACCACGAAAAAAGGAAAGAACGGCACCAGCCGGATCGATTTTTCCAGCAGTATGACGATAGAAAAGGCCAGCATACTGCCTGAATTGCAGTACGATTATCTGCAGACAACCCCTCAGACAGCCACGTCGCCCGGCAGTGACGACAGCTGGGGCGCAAAAGGCGCTGCCCAATCCGCAAAAGATTATATGAAGGACTTCTTTCAGACCGGGCTGACCTTCATCAACAGCCTGGGGCTGCAAACCGGCAACGAACGATCATCCAACTACCTTTCCTGGTCCAATACCGATAATAAAGGTATACTGCCCACCAGCCGTTATAAACAGCATACGCTCAGCTTCCGGCAGAGCAGCAAGCTGCTGAACGAACGCCTGATCTTTGAAGGAACTTTCATGGGCGCGGTACAGCATGCCCATAACCGCGTTACGCCAGGCATATATTTCAATCCTTTGCCCGGTTTATATATGTTCCCGCGCGGGCTGAATTTCGATGACTACAAACAGTTCGAGTATTTTTCGCCCTCCCGTTACCTGTATGCGCAGAACTGGTGGAACATCAACCACGATAAAGACCTGGCGAACGGTGGCGGCTGGGGAGGGCAGGACTATCAACAGAACCCTTACTGGACATTGCAACGCAATGCATCGGATAACCGCAACCAGAACGTATATGCGGCAGTGTCCCTGAAATATCTGCTGAACAGCTGGCTTTCCCTGCAGGCACGCGGCAACATCAGCCATTTCCAGAATGACTATGAACGCCGGATCTATGCCACCACACAGGCCACGCTCGCCCGCGCCAACGGCAATTACTTCTCCGGCCGCACGAATAACCGCGCCCTGTACGGCGACCTGCTGCTGACCGGCGAACAAAGGCTGGGCAGCGACTGGAATATGGAGTTCACCGCCGGTACCTCCATACAGGACCAGCAGGGAAAGGTGATCACGATCGAAGGGTCGCCCTCCGTGCCAAATGTTTTCCTGGAATCAGCGCTGGAACGCACCACGATAGATATCCGGAATACCGCCACCAACCGCCAGCTGCAGTCCGTATTCGGCAGCCTGCAGCTCAGTTACCGGAACAAGCTGTTCATCGATCTGTCTGACCGGCACGACTGGTCTTCCACACTGGCCTTCACCACTACGGAAGCCCGCGGGTACAATTATTATTCGGCCGGCCTGAGCGCCATGCTGCGCGAATGGGTGCGCCTCCCGTCTTTCATCAATATGGCGAAAGTGCGCGTTTCTTACGCCATTGTCGGAAATGATATCGCGCCTTTCAGCACGTATCCGCTGTACACATTCATGGGCGGCGGCGTTTCCAATCCTCCCGTGAGCAGGCCGGTAGCGGGAGTGCCGGGTATCGAGCTGCGCCCGGAGCTGAACAAATCGCTGGAAATAGGCACGCACTGGAAACTGTTCGATAACAGGCTTTCGATGGATGTTACCTGGTACAAATCCAATATCATTCACCAGTATTTCAGCGGCGTAAGCCTGCTGGCCGGTCCGGGTACGCTGGCGGATATCAATGCAGGCAATATCCAGAACAAGGGGCTGGAGGTTACGGTAAGCGGAAAACTGATAGATCGCCCGTTGCTGAACTGGACCAGTACGCTGAATTTCTATCATAACAGCAACCGCGTGATCGAGCTGTTCGATTACGGTGTGGTGGACTTTGCATCCAACCAGCAATACCGTTTAACCGGCGGATCAGGGGCCGAAGATGGCATCCTGAAGAAAGGCGGCGCCTATGGGGATATCTACGGCAGAGGGTTCCGCCGGGACGATCAGGGAAGGATCGTCATCAATTCCGCTACCGGCATACCTTACTATGAAGACGGGCAATACCTCGGGAATCCCAATCCGCGTGTTTCCGTAGGCCTGAAGCAGGACGTCGGTTTCCGTAATTTCAGTTTCAGCTGCCTGATAGACGGAAAATTCGGCGGCAAGGTACTGAGCTTCACCAATGCCTTCCTCGATCAAATGGGCGTCAGCGCAGAAAGCGGGCGGTTGCGTGATGAAGGCGGTTATATGATCATCGGAAATGCAGTGGACGAGAACGGCCACCCCTGGCAGGGACAATCACCCGCCCGTGAATATTTCAAGCAAACCAGCGGCAAAACGCCCGTAATGGAACAATACATGTACAGCGCCACCGCCATCAGGCTGCGGGAGATATCCCTTTCGTACAAGGTCCCTTCCCGGCTGGCCGCATTGCAACACCTCCATGTTGGCCTCACCGGTAATAATCTTTTCTTCTTTTTATTGAACGCTCCTTTCGACCCCGAGCAGGTAGCCGGTGTTAACCCCGTAGGCGTAGGGGTAGATGTGTTCGGCCTGCCCATGAGCAGCAGCCTGGGCCTTACCCTGAAGTACACTTACTGA
- a CDS encoding FecR family protein, with the protein MNRERIIAIVAQARAGQATDEELQELADALDRDADGSVTSAMEESLQQGRQQIALPGREKADRMLADILETGQVLEDPGEEAETPAVIAPLKPGWKRYGRAVAAAAAILLLAGATYFLLRQSPRPEEAPVAGTNPLAPAAEGLPAGKKAVLTLANGATVMLDEQHNDTITRQGNTSIVKKEDGRLAYQPGNAAATGLALRNKVSTPRGGQYQVDLADGSRVWLNAASSLLFPVDFSGHERVVELDGEAYFEVAPDNSRPFMVKAGQTTVQVLGTHFSVSAYSDETLQKTTLLEGKIKVLAGNTGYQLQPGQQVVFDKIRAGSKLVPQANTEEAVAWKNGYFQFSGADATVLLREISRWYNIEVVFNGIPAGYELSGKIDRSIRLSSIVTALREGGVHCTLEDNRLIVNK; encoded by the coding sequence ATGAATAGAGAACGGATTATAGCGATCGTAGCGCAGGCACGCGCCGGGCAGGCTACCGATGAGGAGCTGCAGGAGCTGGCTGATGCATTGGACCGGGACGCCGACGGTTCGGTGACTTCCGCTATGGAAGAATCGCTGCAACAAGGCCGGCAGCAGATCGCTTTGCCCGGCCGGGAAAAAGCCGACCGCATGCTGGCGGATATCCTGGAAACCGGCCAGGTGCTGGAAGACCCGGGTGAGGAAGCCGAAACGCCGGCAGTCATAGCACCGCTGAAACCCGGGTGGAAACGCTACGGAAGAGCAGTAGCCGCCGCAGCCGCAATATTGCTGCTGGCAGGGGCCACTTATTTCCTGTTGCGGCAGTCTCCCCGGCCGGAAGAAGCGCCGGTTGCCGGCACAAACCCGCTTGCGCCGGCTGCAGAAGGGCTTCCGGCAGGTAAAAAGGCCGTACTGACCCTGGCTAACGGCGCCACTGTAATGCTGGATGAACAGCATAACGATACCATTACCCGGCAGGGGAATACCAGCATCGTGAAAAAGGAAGATGGCCGGCTCGCATACCAGCCGGGCAATGCAGCCGCAACCGGCCTTGCGTTGCGCAATAAAGTGTCCACCCCCCGCGGAGGCCAATACCAGGTTGATCTGGCAGACGGCAGCAGGGTATGGCTGAATGCCGCTTCGTCCCTGCTTTTCCCGGTGGATTTCAGCGGCCATGAAAGAGTAGTTGAACTGGACGGCGAAGCCTATTTTGAAGTAGCGCCGGACAACAGCCGGCCCTTTATGGTGAAAGCCGGACAAACAACCGTACAGGTACTCGGAACGCACTTTTCCGTATCCGCTTACAGCGACGAAACATTACAGAAAACCACGCTGCTGGAGGGCAAAATAAAGGTGCTGGCAGGGAATACCGGCTATCAGCTCCAACCCGGCCAGCAAGTGGTATTCGATAAAATCCGCGCCGGCTCAAAGCTGGTGCCGCAGGCCAATACGGAAGAAGCCGTTGCCTGGAAGAACGGCTACTTTCAGTTCAGCGGCGCCGATGCCACCGTGCTGCTGCGCGAGATATCCCGCTGGTACAATATTGAAGTGGTGTTCAATGGCATCCCCGCAGGATATGAGCTGAGCGGGAAAATAGACCGGAGCATCCGGCTATCCAGCATCGTTACCGCACTGCGCGAGGGCGGCGTTCACTGCACGCTCGAAGACAACCGGCTGATCGTTAACAAATAA
- a CDS encoding RNA polymerase sigma factor, translating to MNEKALFQQIADGSEEAFRELFTLYMPQVYPMIFRMVEDADMSEDILQDTFLSVWTHRGKLPGIVNPRAWLLRIAYYKSLTALRNRKTHRKAAEAISAELRSPFAASTSEESITCKSIIRLVRQAVEQLPPQQQKVYLLSREKGYNIREIAGLMKLSEQSVKNTMVRALKFIRAALEKAGYSPLFIATVLFLNYR from the coding sequence TTGAATGAAAAAGCACTTTTCCAGCAAATAGCAGACGGCAGCGAAGAGGCCTTCCGGGAGTTGTTTACGCTGTACATGCCCCAGGTATATCCGATGATCTTCCGCATGGTGGAAGATGCGGATATGTCAGAAGATATTCTGCAGGATACCTTTCTGAGTGTCTGGACGCATCGCGGCAAGCTGCCAGGCATTGTAAATCCCCGTGCCTGGCTGCTTCGCATTGCCTACTACAAATCCCTGACGGCCTTACGGAACCGGAAAACGCACCGGAAAGCCGCCGAAGCCATCTCTGCGGAACTGCGCAGTCCGTTTGCCGCCAGCACATCCGAAGAATCCATCACCTGCAAGAGCATCATCCGGCTCGTTCGCCAGGCCGTGGAACAATTGCCCCCGCAACAGCAGAAAGTGTACCTGCTGAGCCGGGAAAAAGGATACAACATCCGGGAAATAGCGGGATTGATGAAGCTTTCCGAACAATCCGTGAAGAATACGATGGTGCGCGCCCTGAAATTTATCCGGGCCGCGCTCGAAAAAGCAGGTTATTCACCATTATTTATAGCCACAGTATTATTTTTGAACTACCGATAG